Proteins encoded in a region of the Azospirillum sp. TSH58 genome:
- the erpA gene encoding iron-sulfur cluster insertion protein ErpA codes for MPDTALPATAQEGARVLTVSDSAAKRVAFLIEHEGDPALMLRLTVSGGGCSGFQYGFAFDATANEDDHVFEKNGVKVVTDDVSLDLLAGSTLDYVEDLMGAAFQIKNPNATASCGCGNSFAA; via the coding sequence ATGCCCGACACCGCCCTTCCCGCCACCGCGCAAGAGGGTGCGCGCGTTCTGACCGTGTCCGACAGCGCCGCCAAGCGCGTCGCCTTCCTCATCGAACATGAGGGCGACCCGGCCCTGATGCTGCGCCTGACCGTGTCGGGCGGCGGCTGCTCCGGCTTCCAGTACGGCTTCGCCTTCGACGCCACGGCGAACGAGGACGACCATGTGTTCGAGAAGAACGGCGTGAAGGTCGTCACCGACGACGTTTCGCTGGACCTGCTGGCCGGCTCCACCCTCGACTATGTCGAGGACCTGATGGGGGCCGCCTTCCAGATCAAGAACCCGAACGCCACGGCCTCCTGCGGCTGCGGCAACTCCTTCGCCGCCTGA
- a CDS encoding AAA family ATPase, whose amino-acid sequence MSAKQFLALLNSHIDGDEEQFLSVALQVAALEARQGRTEDADKLKRLVQKARDQRRSGGGGQTPIPLARPRAELQNLVESTYPKTILSDMVLSEEVAKRLVRVVRQQKERVALRDHGQKPATHVLLIGPPGTGKTMTASALAGELRLPLFAVRLESLFSRYFGETAGKLRLLFDQIAQVRGVYLLDEFDAIGARRGDSNDIGEIRRVLNSVLSFMEEPNSTDSLVVAATNHVEFLDEALARRFDEVIEYTLPETAAARVVVERRLGKFKLPAKAWALLEDVLSGLSQAELVRAADSVIKDAILEGASKVSSDALREALKGRQMLRGRFQRLPS is encoded by the coding sequence GTGTCGGCTAAACAGTTCCTAGCGCTCCTGAACTCCCACATTGATGGTGACGAGGAGCAGTTCCTTTCGGTTGCGCTGCAGGTGGCGGCCCTTGAGGCACGGCAGGGCCGGACTGAGGACGCCGACAAACTGAAGCGTCTGGTGCAGAAGGCGCGAGACCAGCGACGGTCGGGGGGGGGCGGGCAGACTCCTATCCCTCTCGCGCGTCCCCGTGCCGAATTACAAAACCTAGTCGAGAGCACCTATCCTAAGACCATCCTCTCGGACATGGTTTTGTCCGAGGAGGTGGCCAAGCGCTTGGTCCGTGTCGTCCGCCAGCAGAAGGAGAGGGTGGCGCTTCGAGACCATGGCCAGAAGCCAGCGACTCATGTCTTGCTGATCGGCCCTCCGGGTACGGGCAAGACGATGACGGCATCAGCGCTTGCGGGCGAACTCCGACTGCCCCTCTTTGCAGTCCGTTTGGAGTCTTTATTCAGCCGCTATTTCGGGGAAACGGCGGGGAAGCTCCGCTTGCTCTTTGATCAAATTGCCCAGGTGCGTGGAGTCTATCTGCTTGATGAGTTCGACGCAATTGGAGCGCGACGGGGCGATTCCAACGATATTGGGGAGATCCGGCGGGTGCTGAATTCGGTACTATCCTTCATGGAGGAGCCGAATTCTACGGACAGCCTTGTTGTGGCAGCCACGAATCATGTTGAATTCCTCGATGAGGCGCTCGCCCGTCGTTTCGACGAGGTCATTGAATATACTCTTCCGGAGACCGCTGCAGCCCGTGTAGTCGTTGAGCGCCGCCTCGGGAAATTCAAGCTTCCAGCCAAGGCATGGGCATTGCTCGAAGACGTGTTGAGTGGGCTTAGCCAAGCTGAGCTGGTCCGTGCCGCGGATTCAGTGATTAAGGATGCAATCCTTGAGGGAGCATCCAAGGTCTCTTCTGATGCGCTACGAGAAGCCCTGAAGGGACGGCAAATGTTGAGGGGTAGGTTTCAGCGGCTGCCCAGCTAA
- a CDS encoding DUF4145 domain-containing protein produces MAAAALARRCLQAILRNQGYNHRDLVQQIKGVLEETDSRKSLPQSLFDSVDAIRNFGNFSAHPMNDITTLQVIQVEPHEAEWCLEIVEELFDYYYNRPAVAAAKKAALNDKLKAAGKPAALGGLAESADQSLNHPQKSQ; encoded by the coding sequence ATGGCCGCCGCAGCACTTGCGCGTCGTTGCCTTCAAGCCATTCTCAGGAACCAGGGATACAATCATCGTGATTTAGTTCAACAGATTAAAGGAGTTCTGGAAGAGACAGATTCACGAAAATCTTTGCCTCAGTCGCTCTTTGACAGCGTAGATGCGATTCGGAATTTTGGAAATTTTTCCGCACATCCGATGAATGATATAACAACACTTCAAGTTATACAGGTCGAGCCGCATGAGGCGGAATGGTGCCTTGAAATTGTGGAGGAATTGTTTGATTATTACTACAATCGTCCGGCTGTAGCGGCAGCAAAGAAAGCTGCGCTGAATGACAAGCTTAAGGCAGCTGGAAAACCTGCTGCATTGGGCGGACTTGCTGAGAGTGCAGATCAAAGCCTTAACCATCCACAAAAAAGTCAATGA
- a CDS encoding exodeoxyribonuclease III: MKIATWNVNSAKARLPLITDWLRAESPDVALLQEIKCETAAFPRAAFEDLGYHVTPVGQKSYNGVAFLSKAPHEDVLTRLPGEPEDEQARYVEATVGGVRIASLYLPNGNPIGTEKFAYKLRWMDRLHAHTRGLLAQEVPFVLGGDYNIIPEPRDVFDPVAFAGDALFQPESRAKFRALLNLGLTEAYRALHDDDHAYTFWDYQAGCWPRDLGLRIDHFLLSPQAADRLVECRIDRRPRGAEKASDHTPVLLDLRDGSDIS, from the coding sequence GTGAAGATCGCCACCTGGAACGTCAATTCGGCGAAGGCCCGCCTTCCGCTGATCACCGACTGGCTGCGCGCGGAGTCCCCGGACGTCGCGCTGCTCCAGGAAATCAAGTGCGAGACCGCGGCCTTCCCCCGCGCCGCCTTCGAGGATCTCGGCTATCACGTCACGCCGGTGGGGCAGAAGTCCTACAACGGCGTGGCGTTCCTCTCCAAGGCGCCGCATGAGGATGTGCTGACCCGCCTGCCCGGCGAGCCGGAGGACGAGCAGGCCCGCTACGTCGAGGCCACGGTGGGCGGCGTGCGCATCGCCTCGCTCTATCTGCCCAACGGCAACCCCATCGGGACGGAAAAGTTCGCCTACAAGCTCCGCTGGATGGACCGGCTGCACGCCCACACCCGCGGTCTGCTGGCGCAGGAAGTCCCCTTCGTGCTGGGCGGCGACTACAACATCATTCCGGAGCCGCGCGACGTCTTCGACCCGGTGGCCTTCGCCGGCGACGCCCTGTTCCAGCCGGAATCGCGGGCGAAGTTCCGCGCCCTGCTGAATCTGGGCCTGACCGAAGCCTACCGCGCCCTGCACGACGACGACCACGCCTACACCTTCTGGGACTATCAGGCGGGCTGCTGGCCGCGCGATCTGGGGTTGCGCATCGATCACTTCCTGCTGTCCCCGCAGGCCGCCGATCGTCTGGTGGAGTGCCGGATCGACCGCCGCCCGCGCGGTGCGGAAAAAGCGTCCGACCACACGCCCGTCCTGCTCGACCTGCGCGACGGGTCAGACATTTCTTAA
- a CDS encoding peptidoglycan-binding protein, whose amino-acid sequence MMTRGAAGDVGPDVAVLQRALQRCGFPAIVEDGDFGRRTANAVEQVQAVRRLPVTGRVDTRTAIALGLV is encoded by the coding sequence ATGATGACCCGCGGCGCCGCGGGCGACGTCGGGCCGGACGTGGCCGTCCTGCAGCGGGCGCTCCAGCGTTGCGGGTTCCCGGCCATCGTGGAGGACGGCGACTTCGGGCGGCGGACGGCCAACGCGGTCGAGCAGGTCCAGGCCGTGCGCCGGCTGCCGGTCACCGGGCGGGTGGACACGCGGACGGCGATCGCGCTGGGGCTGGTGTGA
- a CDS encoding lysozyme encodes MTMPAGAAIPRDIHPDALALVRHFEGLYLRAYLCPAGVPTIGYGHTAGVRMGQTINGLQAEVFLRADMADAARDVDRLVKVPLTDRQRGALASFVFNLGAGALGSSTLLRLLNQGDYDGAAAEFPKWVYATVNGVKKQLDGLKKRRAAEMALFEAG; translated from the coding sequence ATGACCATGCCCGCCGGCGCGGCGATCCCGCGCGACATCCACCCCGACGCCCTGGCCCTCGTCCGCCACTTCGAGGGCCTGTACCTCCGGGCCTACCTGTGCCCCGCGGGCGTGCCGACCATCGGCTACGGCCACACCGCCGGGGTCCGGATGGGCCAGACCATCAACGGCCTCCAGGCCGAGGTCTTTCTGCGCGCCGACATGGCCGATGCCGCTCGCGATGTTGACCGGCTGGTGAAGGTCCCGCTGACCGATCGGCAGCGCGGGGCGCTCGCCTCGTTCGTGTTCAACCTGGGGGCCGGTGCGCTGGGCAGCTCGACACTGCTGCGCCTGCTGAACCAGGGCGACTATGACGGGGCGGCGGCCGAGTTTCCGAAGTGGGTCTACGCCACGGTCAACGGCGTCAAGAAGCAGCTCGACGGGCTGAAGAAGCGCCGGGCGGCGGAGATGGCGCTGTTCGAGGCGGGCTGA
- a CDS encoding KilA-N domain-containing protein has protein sequence MTNITRTFNGTPIGQRDDGYLNATAMCKANGKEWSGYERNVGTEEFIRELSLSLQICRDSLIVSKPGRPDRGGRLGPPKFRCRGVYRHGGGKSRFGVPPWNAANAWVDAERVNPSESRG, from the coding sequence ATGACGAACATCACCCGCACCTTCAACGGGACACCGATCGGCCAGCGGGACGACGGCTACCTGAACGCCACGGCTATGTGCAAGGCGAATGGGAAGGAGTGGTCGGGATACGAGCGGAACGTGGGGACGGAAGAGTTCATCCGGGAGCTTTCCCTATCCCTGCAGATTTGCAGGGATAGCCTGATCGTCTCAAAGCCGGGGCGACCTGACCGCGGCGGGCGCCTGGGTCCGCCGAAATTCCGTTGTAGGGGTGTTTACCGCCACGGTGGCGGAAAGTCCCGCTTCGGCGTTCCACCATGGAACGCGGCAAACGCGTGGGTAGATGCGGAGAGGGTCAATCCCTCGGAAAGCCGAGGGTAA
- a CDS encoding deoxyguanosinetriphosphate triphosphohydrolase: MTADFFQDRPAPYGCDPAQTRGRLFPEPESPTRSCYQRDRDRIVHSGAFRKLKYKTQVFVYHEGDYFRTRLTHSLEVAQIARSISRALGLNEDLAEAVALAHDLGHTPFGHAGEDALDACMAPYGGFAHNDQTLRILTMLERRYADFDGLNLTWEALEGVVKHNGPLLPLGDGSARLPTTLAAFQERWDLELHTNPGAEAQVAALADDIAYNNHDIDDGLRAGLFTVDEVAELPLVGPVVRQVCDRYPGLERSRLIHETIRRMINNMIVDLLAETRERLDRHRPGSAAELRALPEAVVSFSPAMFEAQRPLRAFLKQRMYRHYRVNREMSKCKRVVTALFDLFMAEPNTLPTQWQEDVARQGGHGDRTVLARLVADYIAGMTDRYALAEYTRLFDMDAKT, from the coding sequence ATGACGGCGGACTTCTTCCAGGATCGCCCGGCGCCCTATGGCTGCGACCCCGCACAGACGCGCGGCCGGCTGTTCCCGGAGCCGGAAAGCCCGACGCGCTCGTGCTACCAGCGCGACCGCGACCGCATCGTGCATTCCGGCGCCTTCCGCAAGCTGAAATACAAGACGCAGGTCTTCGTCTATCACGAGGGCGATTATTTCCGGACGCGCCTGACCCACAGCCTGGAGGTGGCGCAGATCGCCCGCTCGATCAGCCGCGCGTTGGGGCTGAACGAGGATCTTGCGGAGGCGGTGGCGCTCGCCCACGATCTCGGCCACACCCCCTTCGGCCATGCCGGGGAGGACGCGCTCGACGCCTGCATGGCGCCTTACGGCGGTTTTGCCCACAACGACCAGACGCTGCGCATCCTGACGATGCTGGAGCGTCGCTACGCCGACTTCGACGGGCTGAACCTGACCTGGGAAGCGCTGGAGGGCGTGGTCAAGCACAACGGCCCGCTTCTGCCGCTCGGTGATGGCAGCGCCCGGCTGCCGACGACGCTGGCCGCCTTCCAGGAGCGTTGGGACCTGGAGCTTCACACCAACCCGGGCGCCGAGGCGCAGGTGGCGGCCCTGGCCGACGACATCGCCTACAACAACCACGACATCGACGACGGGCTGCGCGCCGGCCTGTTCACGGTGGACGAAGTGGCGGAGCTGCCGCTGGTCGGCCCGGTGGTGCGGCAGGTCTGCGACCGCTATCCGGGGCTGGAGCGGTCCCGCCTGATCCACGAGACGATCCGGCGGATGATCAACAACATGATCGTCGACCTGCTGGCCGAGACGCGGGAGCGGCTGGACCGTCACCGCCCCGGCAGCGCCGCCGAGTTGCGCGCCCTGCCGGAAGCGGTCGTCAGCTTCTCACCGGCGATGTTCGAGGCGCAGCGGCCCTTGCGCGCCTTCCTGAAACAGCGCATGTACCGCCATTACCGGGTGAACCGGGAAATGAGCAAATGCAAGCGGGTGGTCACCGCCCTGTTCGACCTGTTCATGGCCGAGCCGAACACCCTGCCGACGCAATGGCAGGAGGATGTCGCCAGACAGGGAGGGCACGGGGATCGGACGGTGCTGGCGCGGCTGGTCGCCGACTACATCGCCGGGATGACCGACCGCTACGCGCTCGCCGAATACACCCGCCTGTTCGACATGGACGCCAAGACTTAA
- a CDS encoding ribbon-helix-helix domain-containing protein: protein MSSKKLRNVMVAGRRTSMRLEPAFWDALEEIAQREDLTVSRLCTRLAERVEALDVDSLSSAVRVYVMEYFRSATPSQEVALCEMPIAAE, encoded by the coding sequence ATGTCGTCGAAGAAGCTCAGGAACGTAATGGTCGCCGGGCGCCGCACCAGCATGCGGCTGGAGCCGGCCTTCTGGGATGCCCTGGAGGAGATCGCGCAGAGGGAAGACCTGACGGTGAGCAGGCTGTGCACGCGCCTCGCCGAGCGCGTGGAGGCGCTGGACGTAGACAGCTTGTCGAGCGCCGTGCGGGTCTACGTGATGGAGTATTTCAGGTCGGCGACGCCGTCGCAGGAAGTAGCTCTCTGCGAAATGCCCATTGCGGCAGAGTGA
- the argS gene encoding arginine--tRNA ligase: MNIFKVFENDIRKLLDELAAEGQIPAGLDTARLTVEPPREAAHGDLSTNAAMILAKPAGKPPRALAELLVAKLKTRPDVASAEIAGPGFVNLRLSADVWRDRIRDVLTAGTAYGESTLGGKRPVNVEYVSANPTGPLHAAHGRGAVFGDALAALLEKAGYAVSREYYINDAGAQVDVLGRSTFLRYREALGEDIGEIPAGLYPGEYLKEVGQALAERDGNKWVGADEAEWLPACRDFAIATIMEWIKEDLGVLGVRMDVYSSERALVKAGAVDTALKALEDRGLIYVGVLEPPKGKKPDDWEPRPQTLFKSTDFGDDVDRPLKKSDGSFTYFSNDIAYHYDKHRRGFDLQIDVWGADHGGYVKRMQAATTAITEGKASLDVKLCQLVHLMKNGEPVKMSKRAGTFVTLRDVIEEVGRDVVRFIMLTRRNDQTLDFDFAKVVEQSKDNPVFYVQYAHARCRSVLRHAATALPGADLSLAALAARANLARLDSEEEMALAKRMATWPRLVESAAEAHEPHRVAFYLYDLASDFHALWNKGRDDTSLRFLIDGDEEVTVARLALISAVATVIASGLAVMGVEPVEELRS, encoded by the coding sequence ATGAACATCTTCAAGGTCTTCGAGAACGACATCCGCAAGCTGCTGGACGAGCTGGCCGCCGAGGGCCAGATCCCGGCGGGGCTCGACACCGCGCGCCTGACGGTCGAGCCGCCGCGCGAGGCGGCGCACGGCGACCTGTCGACCAACGCGGCGATGATCCTGGCCAAGCCGGCGGGCAAGCCGCCCCGCGCGCTGGCCGAGCTGCTGGTGGCGAAGCTGAAGACCCGCCCCGACGTGGCGAGCGCCGAGATCGCCGGTCCGGGCTTCGTGAATCTGCGCCTGTCCGCCGACGTCTGGCGCGACCGCATCCGCGACGTGCTGACCGCCGGCACCGCCTATGGCGAGAGCACGCTGGGCGGCAAGCGTCCGGTGAACGTCGAGTATGTGTCGGCCAACCCCACCGGCCCGCTGCACGCGGCCCATGGCCGCGGCGCCGTCTTCGGCGACGCGCTGGCCGCCCTGCTGGAGAAGGCGGGCTACGCCGTCTCCCGCGAATATTACATCAACGACGCCGGCGCCCAGGTCGACGTGCTGGGCCGCTCCACCTTCCTGCGCTACCGCGAGGCGCTGGGCGAGGACATCGGCGAGATCCCGGCGGGCCTCTATCCGGGCGAGTATCTGAAGGAGGTCGGGCAGGCCCTGGCCGAGCGCGACGGCAACAAATGGGTCGGCGCGGACGAGGCCGAGTGGCTGCCCGCCTGCCGCGACTTCGCCATCGCCACCATCATGGAATGGATCAAGGAGGATCTCGGCGTCCTCGGCGTCCGCATGGACGTCTACAGCTCCGAACGCGCGCTGGTGAAGGCCGGTGCGGTGGACACGGCGCTGAAGGCGCTGGAGGACCGCGGCCTGATCTATGTCGGGGTGCTGGAGCCGCCGAAGGGCAAGAAGCCCGACGATTGGGAGCCGCGTCCGCAGACCCTGTTCAAGTCCACCGACTTCGGCGACGACGTCGACCGCCCGCTGAAGAAGTCGGACGGCTCCTTCACCTACTTCTCCAACGACATCGCCTACCACTACGACAAGCACCGCCGCGGCTTCGACCTGCAGATCGACGTGTGGGGCGCCGACCACGGCGGCTACGTCAAGCGCATGCAGGCGGCGACCACGGCGATCACCGAGGGCAAGGCGTCGCTGGACGTGAAGCTGTGCCAGCTCGTGCATCTGATGAAGAACGGCGAGCCGGTGAAGATGTCCAAGCGCGCGGGCACCTTCGTGACGCTGCGCGACGTGATCGAGGAGGTCGGCCGCGACGTCGTCCGCTTCATCATGCTGACCCGGCGCAACGACCAGACCCTGGACTTCGACTTCGCCAAGGTCGTCGAGCAGTCGAAGGACAACCCGGTCTTCTACGTGCAGTACGCCCACGCCCGCTGCCGCTCGGTCCTGCGCCACGCGGCGACGGCGCTGCCGGGGGCCGACCTGTCGCTGGCGGCGCTGGCCGCCCGGGCCAACCTCGCCCGCCTCGACAGCGAGGAGGAGATGGCGCTCGCCAAGCGCATGGCGACCTGGCCGCGTCTGGTCGAGTCCGCCGCCGAGGCGCATGAGCCGCACCGCGTGGCCTTCTACCTCTACGACCTCGCCAGCGACTTCCACGCCCTGTGGAACAAGGGGCGCGACGACACCAGCCTGCGCTTCCTGATCGACGGCGACGAGGAGGTGACGGTGGCCCGTCTGGCGCTGATCAGCGCGGTCGCCACGGTGATCGCCTCCGGCCTCGCCGTGATGGGCGTGGAGCCGGTGGAGGAATTGCGGTCATGA
- a CDS encoding YgjV family protein, with amino-acid sequence MTIPHLSDLAGAAGFILVALWPWLSGRRALLAGQGASAAASALHYLLIGAGTGAALSGLSVLQVATAWPDDRPIWCRAVYIATVPALAVLAASTWAGWPSACAAAGMILATSARWCRSALLLRLLFLAAGACWVAHDLLTGSTFGLLADLLCMAGLVHGALRDRRAPAAA; translated from the coding sequence ATGACCATCCCTCACCTCTCCGACCTCGCCGGGGCTGCCGGGTTCATCCTGGTCGCCCTCTGGCCTTGGCTGTCCGGTCGCCGTGCGCTGCTGGCCGGGCAGGGCGCCTCCGCTGCGGCCTCCGCGCTGCACTATCTCCTGATCGGGGCTGGCACCGGCGCGGCGCTGTCCGGGCTGTCGGTCCTGCAGGTCGCCACCGCTTGGCCTGATGACCGGCCGATCTGGTGCCGGGCGGTGTACATCGCCACGGTGCCCGCGCTTGCCGTGCTGGCCGCCTCGACCTGGGCGGGTTGGCCATCGGCCTGTGCGGCGGCCGGGATGATCCTCGCCACCTCAGCACGCTGGTGCCGGTCCGCCCTCCTGCTGCGCCTGCTGTTCCTGGCCGCTGGTGCGTGCTGGGTCGCGCACGACCTGCTGACCGGCTCGACCTTCGGGCTGCTTGCCGACCTGCTTTGCATGGCCGGGCTGGTCCATGGCGCGCTGCGCGACCGCCGGGCCCCTGCCGCGGCCTGA
- a CDS encoding IS5-like element ISAzba5 family transposase (programmed frameshift) yields MNDGQFWLTVEQFGRLEPHLPRDTRGKPRVDDRRVISGIVHVLKSGGRWADAPPVYGPRKTLYNRFVRWAAKGVWEDIFHALAAAGGPPAQVMIDSTAVRAHRSASGGKGGKRAQAIGRSRGGRTTKIHALSDPRGRPLAFLLTGGQVADCTAADRLLDRMPATNLLHGDKGYDSAAVRRKIEEAGAAPNIPPRANKRWKNCFSPYLYRNRNVIERMFGRLKDFRRIATRYDRSATNFMAAVHIVATVAYWL; encoded by the exons ATGAACGACGGTCAGTTCTGGTTGACGGTGGAGCAGTTCGGACGGCTTGAGCCACACCTTCCGCGCGATACCCGAGGCAAGCCGCGCGTGGATGACCGACGTGTGATCAGCGGGATCGTCCATGTGCTGAAGTCGGGTGGGCGCTGGGCGGACGCACCGCCGGTCTACGGTCCGCGCAAGACGCTCTACAACCGCTTCGTCCGCTGGGCGGCCAAAGGCGTGTGGGAGGACATCTTCCATGCGTTGGCAGCGGCAGGTGGCCCACCAGCCCAGGTGATGATCGACTCCACGGCGGTCCGCGCCCATCGTTCAGCGAGTGGCGGGAAAGGGGGGA AGCGCGCCCAGGCCATTGGACGGTCCCGAGGTGGGAGAACCACCAAAATCCACGCCCTGAGCGATCCGCGCGGTCGGCCGCTCGCCTTCCTGTTGACCGGCGGTCAGGTGGCTGACTGCACCGCCGCCGACCGTCTGCTCGACCGGATGCCCGCCACCAATCTCCTGCACGGCGACAAGGGATACGACAGTGCCGCTGTTCGCCGGAAGATCGAAGAGGCGGGAGCCGCGCCCAACATCCCGCCACGCGCCAACAAGCGCTGGAAAAACTGCTTCTCTCCCTACCTTTATCGGAACCGTAACGTCATCGAGCGCATGTTCGGACGCCTCAAGGATTTCCGGCGCATCGCCACCCGATACGACCGCTCCGCCACCAACTTCATGGCCGCCGTCCACATCGTGGCAACCGTCGCCTACTGGTTATGA